The window TCGCGAGCGGAGTCGCCCGCACCTCTCCGGCACCGATCCCCGTCAGGGCCACGCCGGCGGACGACGTGCCGACGGTGGGGTAGCTGCTCTCGGCGACGGACAGGGGCACCTTGAGCGTGTCGTCGTTGAAACCGAAATTCCCTGCCATCGCGCCGAGTCGCGTCAGGCCCATGTCGGCGGCCATCTTGACGAAGACGTTGGCACAGGAACGGCGGAGCGCCGTTCGGATCGAGGCGTTCTCGCACTGTGGCGACGTGCCGGTGACCCGGGTCGTGGAGAGGGGCAGAACGAAGGTGAGCGGGCTGACGGTGGACTCGTCGACCGTCGTGTAGAGCTTGTGCTCCAGAGCCGCGGCCGCGACGACGACGCTGAAGGTGGCCCCTGGGGCATCGGGCTTTTTCAAGGCCCGGTTGAGCATTGGGGAACGGCTGTCGGTGGTGGCCGCCTTCCACGCCTGAGCGTCCTTCGCTCCCCGGCCGCTGAATCGCGCCGGGTCGTAGGACGGCGTACTCACGACGGCCAGGAGCTCCCCGGAGTCCGCGTCGAGCGCCACCGCGGCGCCCTGCTGGTCGCCCAGCGCGTCGAACGCGGCCTTCTGGAGGGCGGGTTCGATGGTCGTCGTGACGTTGCCCGGTGCGGCCCCGGACGCTCCGGCGCCCAGCGTGTGGTCGTACACGGCTTCGAGGCCGGTGTTGCCGTACACCATCGATCGATAGCCGGTGACCGGCGCGTAGAGAGGGCCGTTCGTATAGGTGCGCTGGTACGGGACCCTGGCGAGGTGACTGGGCTTGGAACCGGTGACGGCCTGCCCGCCCACGATGATGTCACCCAGCCCGTGCGTCGACCTGGGCGGAGAGACGCCCTTGCCCGCGGTGCCGGTGCCCGTGTCCTGGCTGCAGCCGCTCGTCACAGCCGCGATTGCGACGAGAGCCCCCGTGACGCCGAGCGCCACTCTCGTGTTCGTGTGCATGGGTGCATCCTAGGGAACAGGGCCAACAGGACGAGCAGTTGCGCACGAACGGTTCATAAGTGCCGCTTCCACACGAGCATCTGGACAGTGCGTGGATGCGCGCCTTCAGTCTCCGCCAGGGCGATCGGAAACGCCTGGAAGCGCAGGTTCCGACTTCGGCCGCTCGCCCTCCACCCCCGCGGCACGGCCGAAATCGTCCGGCGCGGCCGTCGGCACGCCGCGGCTGCTCCGCGTGCGGATCTCCGCTGCGCCCTTTATCGTGCACGCGCGCGGGCGGAGGACGGCTCCGGTTGAAGTCGTCGGCGGGCAGGCTGACAGTGGAGGGTATGAGCCGTCACCGGCGCCCGCCTCGCAAGGCCCCGTGGATCGCGGCCGGCGCGGCTGTGCTCGTGCTGGGGGGCGTGGGTGTGTGGCTGGCGAACACGGACGGTGGTACACCCCATCCCAGTCCGTCGCCCTCGAAGGACATCTCCCTGCCGACGTCGACCCCGCACCCGTCCCGGACCCCCGCGCCGGAGACGTCGAGCAGCACGCCGTCGGCGACACCGACCACCCCGGCGCCCCGTCCGACGAGGACGGCACCGAGCAGGCCGCCCCGGACGTCCCAGGCGCCGAGCACCCCGCCGGCACACCGCCCCGCGCCCACCGTCTCCGCCCCCGCCCAACCACCGACCCACCGGTCGACGCAGGCGACACCGAGACCGGTCCGGCCACCGGTGACCACTCCGGCGCCGGCGACCACTCCCGCGGTAACGCCCTCGCGCCCCACGACGACCACGGCTCCACGGCCATCGACTCATCCGCCGACCCGGCCGCAGGCACCCGCTGCCACCCGCACTCCCACCCCCGCCCCGACCGCCA of the Streptomyces sp. 1222.5 genome contains:
- a CDS encoding penicillin-binding transpeptidase domain-containing protein, producing the protein MHTNTRVALGVTGALVAIAAVTSGCSQDTGTGTAGKGVSPPRSTHGLGDIIVGGQAVTGSKPSHLARVPYQRTYTNGPLYAPVTGYRSMVYGNTGLEAVYDHTLGAGASGAAPGNVTTTIEPALQKAAFDALGDQQGAAVALDADSGELLAVVSTPSYDPARFSGRGAKDAQAWKAATTDSRSPMLNRALKKPDAPGATFSVVVAAAALEHKLYTTVDESTVSPLTFVLPLSTTRVTGTSPQCENASIRTALRRSCANVFVKMAADMGLTRLGAMAGNFGFNDDTLKVPLSVAESSYPTVGTSSAGVALTGIGAGEVRATPLAMARVVAAVANGGRLVPPQLVKRVTDADGSTHRPPEAEDGRSAKRAISRGTADALREVIGRHGQTGWTVGGRGESATSWFIGCTDAPGGRRTAVAVRIEGLSPPSGGDDGGHAAAEVARKILANAS